The window tcttgtaaaattatgacttttttctcttaatattttgactttattcttttaaaattactgctgatttttcaatttttgctgttttttttttagtttttttttttagttctctttttagaatgtgccacgagccaataaaaaacaattgcaGTATATGgctcctgggccacactttgaacacccatgGCATAGCCATTAGTGTTAGCCAACAGGTGTGTTGAGCTGCTGTCGTTAAAGGATAGTCGGTGCTTTACATAAAGTAGAGTGTTTCTGCTTGTAAGTAAATAATGCGTTCCACCGTCTTTGGGCCCAAATGGTCTTCCAGATATGTTTTGATAGCTACCTTGGCGTGCTTTGGCATGCTTGGAGTGGGAGTGGGTGCGTGATTTTCTAAATTAACTGACTTGCCCATGAACTTGGCGTGCCACAGTGCCTGTTTGTACTTACATTGGCCATCTTTTGTtcaaaaatgttcttttgttcATGGCTGCTGGTGCTTAAGCCTTAttatgtttgcttttgtttgaaGAGGTGGGGTTGTGAAGTTCACCTTTATACCAACTAAGCAAGTTTTTCTAGCTGGCATaaatgcatgaaaacatcagcCATAACTCATCTTGTTGTTGTTTCCACAATTTTGTACAAATTGTGTTTGTAAATGCTGAATCAGGAACAGTAAGAGCAAGCATGGTGACTGCTAGGCTTGGAAACAAGAAGTGAACTACAAACATTACAAATTACAAACATTTTGGAATCATGTCATGTAAGCCTTCCATCATTTTTacataccgtaaatcacggtgtataaaccgcacccgtatATAAACCGctcccccattttcaggctcacggcggggaagaaaacatttttacttcataaatgcttgccaactctttcatctcaaatgaacatgcataaaggtactaagcaatttcaaaaaaaagaagaaaggagaaatctgccgttcatcaattcatctgcaatggaattcatgtaagaaaagtttgccgACAACTTGCCAATGATGTCCGCTTTCCATGCCGGATGACTGATtcgtccacaccgtgctgccgtcctgctgcccggttcccaaGTCTTCTGCATACCGGCAGAAGGAGAGTTTGAATGCTGCTGTGAAAGACCGCCGTGGCATTTTAGCTTTAGCTGCTTTAGCTTTAGCCTCGATTTAACGGTAGCtaatgttggtttagcggtgacgcgagcggcgttctgcgcatgcgcgtCAGTtttccatgtattgtacataacactgcattgcttcagtgtgaatttgaataaactccaacgttgtattgtattttaaaccatcttcaatgttttaatggaagcttaggttagcttcagtgtatatagagatcgtttcactgtgtgaaaatacagacacacagcagtcagatAAGTGAAAAAGGAATTGcactttcagcaactgtacagcagagagagctgaagtcaaagcaactgcctgacccacagacggctattctaaagtctgtttctggtcaatttctgtctggtcacagacttgtcatcgtgtataaaccgcaccctgaTTTTTGGCGTCTTACCGGTGGAAAAAAAGCgcagtttatacaccgtgatttatgGTAATTatgtaagtcataattacatttacaagaagaattaGTTAATAGTTGGAAAAAGGGGAAAACATTGTAATTTAGGAGTATACAGTCAAAATCCCACAGTGAgaaccattatccacaaatggaacagtggtgaaccttcccaggagtggccggccaacccaaattaccccaagagcgcagcgacgactcatccaagaggtcgcaaaagaccccacaacaacatccacaaACTGCAGCCcttacttgcctcagttaaggtcagtgttaatgactccaccataagaaagacactgggcaaaaacggcctgcatggcagcattccaagacgaaaaccactgctcaaCAAAAAGAATATGAAGGCTCGTCtcgattttgccagaaaacatccttATGATCCCCAAGAGCCTTGGGAAAGTGTTCtgacagaaaaagaacatcataccaacactaaaatatggtggtggtagtgtgatgggctggggctgttttgctgattcAGGACCTGAAggatttgctgtgataaatggaaccaagaATTCTGCTgtataccaaaaaatcctgaaggagaatgtccagccatctgttggtgacctcaagctgaaaccaacttgggttctgcagcaggacaatgatccaaaacacaccagcaagtccacctctgaatggctgaagaaaaacaaaatgaagactttggagtggcctagtcaaagtccagTCCAGACCAGTCCTCATCCTACACAGATGCTGTGgcgtgaccttaaaaaggtgcttcatgccgGAAAACCCTTCAATGTAGCTGAACTACAACAATtcgcaaagatgagtgggccaaaattcctccacagcgctgtaagagactcattgttgtcaagttatcgcaaacgtttgatttcagttgttgctgctaagggtggcccaaccagttattaggtttagggggcaatcactttttacacatggccatgtaagtttggattgtttttctcccttaataataaaaagtttcatttacaaaatgcattttatggtcagttgttttgtcactgactaatatgtAAATgagtttgatgatctaaaacatttaagtgtgacaaacgtgtaaaaagaaatcaggaagggggcaaaccctttttcacaccactgtatataacaaagctgagatgcatatttcttgaaatatatataacttcttagcatatcttgacaaaatatcaaagtggcaaagttgcatcctttcatttttcactatgtggccctcgttggataaagtttggacacacctgatcCAAATGAAGTGTGAAGTTGTCAGTACAGACCTGGATGGAGGGTGTAACAAGTGACTTTGGTTCCTTGTAGTCTCTTGGCCAGCTCGTGTGTGAAGAGGACATTGCACAGCTTGCTATCAGAGTAGACTTGGAAAACCTCTGTGGGTGAAGTCCCGAGGCCCAGAGCTTTGTGTTTGTTGAGGCAGTCAAAGTCGATTTTTCCAAAGTTATGCGCCAGGGACGACACAATGACCACCCGGCTTGGTTCACACTCCTTCAGACGGTCCAGCAAAAGGTTGGTCAATAGGAAGTGTCCGATGTGATTGACACCAAACATCATCCCTAAACCGTCTGTTGTCCGGCCCTGCAGGTAAACACCTGGGACAAAATAGCAGTATGATCACTTTCAAATATACACAAACTGTGCGAATGAAACTGAAAGTCTCGTCTCAAATTGATGTTTTATGTGTTCCTTGTCAGTTCCTGCATAAAAGCAAGCTTTTTCCTGTCCTTCCTGCTCTTACCTGCATTATTGATGAGAATGTCTAGTCTGGGTTCGCTTCTCAAGAAGGTTTCAGCAAAGCTACGAACAGATTTCAGACTCCCCAGATCCAACTGCATGAACACAACCTGGTTGCTGCCACTCTCCTATCAGAGCCAGAAAATACCAGATTTCACTGTACATACTGtgcatattatatatacacactcctgatcaaaatcttaggaccagttgaaaaaatgctagaattcgcattttgcacatttgaatcttaatgaggttttaagtagagcgacaatatgcaaaaacaagaagggggagtgagacaaaaaacatgtaacttgtaatttaaacaaaaacaaaaaaaaaaactgaaagaagttgtttatcagctggtcaaaagtttaagaccacaggctataaaagccaaaatctgctcaaaatgttcattttctgtcaggcattcacactgtcatgccctcctgatggctaaatctaagaagctttctctttttcaacgtggtcggattgtggagctgcataagcaaggcgtctcgcagcgtgccattgctgctgaggttgggtgcagtaaatcagtcattataaattttttgaaagatcctgagcattatggaacaaaaaaatcaagtggtagacccaaaaaaatcacacctacgcggagccggaggatccgattagCTGTCCATCAAGTCACAGGGCGGTCTTctacccaaattaaggcccttactggtgccgagtgcagcgcaataaccatcagaccaaatctgcgggaaaagggtttaaaaaacaaaaaactaattcaaagacctcgtctccttcaacgccacaaaactgcccgttcagactttgccagggagcatcaaacatgggacattgaaaggtcgaaaaaagttttattctctgatgagaaaaaatgtaaccttgacggtccagatggcttccaacgttactggcatgacaaggagatcccacctgagatgttttccacccggcacagtggagggggggtccatcatgatttggggtgttttttcattcagtggaacactggagcttcaggtggtgcagggtcgtcaaacggcggaagcttacatgcagatgttgcagcgggcatccctcatgactgagggccctcgtctgtgtggtaacagctgggtttttcaacaggacaacgctgcagttcacaatgctcgcttgaccaaggacttcttcagggagaataacatcactcttttggaacatcctgcatgttcccctcattttaatcccatagagaacatttggggatggatggcaagggaagtttataaaaaaggccatcagttccagacagttgatgcccttcgtgaagccatcttcaccacttggagcaatgttcccactagcctcctggaaacactcacatccagcatgcccaaacccatttatGAAGTGAtcaacaagaacggtggagctactcattactgagtcctactgagaacattttttgttctggtttggacagtttttgttatttttttttatctttgatcagctgataaacaacctatttcagtttaattgttgttttcaataaatgactttttcaaagtgctttttgtctcattcccccttcttgtttttgcatattgtagctctacttaaaacctcattaagatccaaatgtgcaaaatgaaaattctagccacttttcaactggtcctaagattttgatcaggagtgtatatattcAAATAATGTGTCTTTCTGACATACATACATGAACAGTATAAAATGGGTCTTATATATGTCATACGAAATATTTTCTTACGCTCTTTATTTCTTTGAGTGCGGCTTCTCCTCTCTGTTGGCTGCGACATGCCAGAATGACCCTGGCTCCTCTTTTCGCCAAGTCTATCGCTGTCGTCTTTCCAATGCCCGTGTTGCTGCCTGACAGGAAGCAAGttacatgcttgtttttttatttgcattgttGTCCAATCATCAATATGATTTATAAGAATTCTATGTAAGATTTTGCAAAATGACTTCTGGCTTTAGAGTGAGATCCATTCTTACCTGTCACAATGACAGTCTTTCCATGCAGCTTGACTTGGCTTGTGCACTGCTTTCCTTTCACAATAATATGATGGTATATGTAGGCAGCTCCGACCAGCGCCCCTAAAACCAGCAGGGTGCAAAACATTGTCTTCCCCTTTTAGAGAACCCAAGAATAATTTACTTGACAACTTTTTCAGCTAACAGATTTCCCCCTGAGATGCCTTTGGTTTCAGTGCAACGAAGACTTTGactcaaacatgcaaacaaacgcACCCATTTCCTGCCTGGGCGGGACAATGTCTTCCTTGTTAGAGGCCCACAGCAGACTGGAAGGACCAGAAACAACAACAGACAATAAAGCCGATGTCGACATTGCGGAATGTGTAACATTCACagaagacatgtttttttggagCATGACAGATGGACATGCCAGAAGAACAGCAGTCATGCTGAAGACACTGCAAATGTACATACTACAAAGTCAAGAAGAATGGGAGAATTTTTCAAATATCAGAAAACAAATTGTCCgctgaaaaagtgaaaaagcagACCATGAATGATCTCTGATGTAAACACTGATCACATAAGAATCCATTTGTGCTGAAAGTAATGATGTGCCATACCACTTATTTCGTTTCCGATCCAATACTTagtcaaattcaggctggtatcagtgATATCAATCCAATACAGATACTTTCACCCAACATGTCTggtaacttttaaaaagtagtgtatctcatatcatagcataaataaTACAGGACATTTAATTAAGGTatgatgtaaataaattatcaatttaaatgaatgaataattaatgTATAATAATCACAATTATAATTTCTTATAATTCTAATTCAATATTATAATAattcattatatatttatttattgtagacCCTGAAGTATActgaggtagcggggtgatttacaatatagccaaaaaaagaagacaaaatcatatgaaatatgtaaaaattgtattttaaatagggctgtcaatcgattaaaatgtTTACTCGTGACTGATcacattttctttcatatttggtcccaaatgctgatagtatgtgggaatgcataaaggtaagatttgatgaccttaatgggtgctaatgtgcatatttgtgcggtGCACCTCTCAGAAAAACCAAGGCCAGGCTcgcactggtggatggtgggtctgtattcatttagtgcttttaatttgatgttgttcctgtcttagttttatacaatacataatatataagatagattagattgctataacgtacgtatgttttgttgatgtgttAAAAATCTTTTCCACTGACTAGCTTGCGCGCTGCTAAcattatttacatccattctcttCTTCAGTCATGCTACGCTATGGAGCATGCGCAACAATCCTTTCACCGGCAGCCAGGGATGGACTGGTAAAAAAATTTGGTCCTGGACTTTTTGGTCCAGACCGGCCCACTACAATCCGCATGCATATACTGTCCAACTCGCCCCATCGATGTccatacaaacacacaagtccttaataacaccactatactAAACAATATccctctactgtactgtatattctggAGCCGTGAATACATAAGTGAGAGTGACATCATTTATGGGTGGTCTCACTGGGCTGCTGGGGTCTCTGGTGAGATCATGTCCACACAAGATCACAAATCTGAGCATGAAAAGCAGAGGAATAACGTGGAATAGTTCTGAACAAGATtacatgcaaacaaaaaagtgtgcatGCAGTCAGAACTTTGACTTGTTGACTAAAATatggaaaacaataatataaccatctgattttattttatgattgtAACAGTAGTGTTTTAGTCATTGTAAGTATCAAGGCCCATAAACACTgactgaaaaaatatgtaaagcaTAGATATTGTTTAAATTGTCTTTCATGATGCAGATATAACTGTGGGTACTGGAATAGGAGCATGTTGACACTTTAACACTTGAATACTCACACTAGGCAAGGTAAAAATGACCAGAAAGCTAACACACAATGTGGGGAAAGTATGAGGAAGGGAAGCGTGGAGGCGAGGAGCaaggaacaatctggcaaaAAGGGTTCCAAACAGCACAGCTTAAGAGGGCCAGGTGAGTGATTACCTGCAGGTGTGTACAGATAGCTGGGTCAGCAGTGTGCTGCAAGAGCTGGGAGACAggcagcagcagagcagcaacaCAGCACATGACACAAATACTACCACGGCAGTTTCTAAAATTCTACTTGTAAAGTTTTGGAATGAAACTCTGACACAGCAAAGCAGCTTTTAGTCTCTATAGTGAACTTAGAAAACTTGGTCACAATGGTTTACTTTTCTATTCATGCAGCCATCTTAAATCTGAACTTTTCCAGCCTCAACTGAACAATGTAAGTATGGCTCCCTCTTGTGGGCTAAATAAGGTACTGTGTGTTTACAACGTAAGCCATACCACATGTGGAACTGCCATAACATAACATTGTTATAACTCATAAACATTACACTACTCATTCATGTCAGAGTTGTTACATATGTACATTTTATATGTTGTGCACAGGTATATCGGCTCcctctttttgtatattttgtttaaaatgctGCTGATCAGAGGAGACGTGTGCATGAAGTTTATTCaagttgctgtacattttatatgttGTGCACAGGTTGTGCACAGAGAATAAACGACCCCTCTGGCTGGCAAGAGAACTGCAGCTGTCTCCTCGTCACTCACAACGTCAAAGAACACAACGCAGAATCAATTTTTAGCCAGTGTCAGCACAGACCTGctacacatatacagtcatccctcgtttatagcggttaattgattccagacccgattgcgttaaatgaatttccgcaatataggattcaatattaataaaggaaatatttttgtagttacagcatagaaaacctgtaatgcagtttttaacattattagatacctgcagacatgaaatagcaccgcattcattgtttacacttaTGCTGCTGTGACTCGAGACGGTTGCTAGTTAGCGAGCTAAGCAGTTAGCCTCAAACTTATCTTTcctaaacttaccacttccacataggttgggaggagaacttttttttcactctctcacataatgacttcatgcagtgttaaggtaatgtaatgtaagctaatgtctcaatgttttgtgtcattgctgccgcctagtgaccagaatactacatataacttgtatttcaatgttttcactaataatagaccatctctaccaccaaacagccatcatatattcattaattaatttctgaaaacacATGATATAGAgggggagcgataatcaaactcAGCACCctaagtagggaagcccagacttccctctccccagctacttcgtccagctcctcctggcggatcccgaggcattcccaggccagttgagagacatagtccctccaacatgtcctgggtcttccccaaggccacctacgtgccctgaacaccaccCCTGGGAGGCATCGggggggcatcctgaccagatgcccaagccacctcatgtggctcctctcaatggggaggagcagcggttctactttgAGCttttcccggatgacagtgcttctcaccttatctgtaagtgagagcccagccaccctacggagaaaactcacttcGGCCGCTTCTActcacgatcttgtcctttcggtcactacccaaagctcatgaccataagagactgtaggaacgtagattgactggtaaattgagagctttgcctttcggctcagctccctcttcaccacaacggaccgatcactgcagacgccgcaccaatccgcctgtcgagagacccaatcctgcaatCACCAAAcaggaacccctcaacgccctggctacgcctagaaattttgtccataaaagtaatgaacagaatcagtgacaaagggcagccctggcagagttcaaccctcactggaaacgggtccgacttattgccggcaactCGAACCAAAGTCTTACAccagtcatacagggaacaaaccgcctgaattagctggtccggtACCCCttattcccggagtactccccacagaattcctgtTGGAACACGGTCGAATACCTTCTCtgagtccacaaaacacatgtagactggttgggcaaactcccatgcaccctcaaggaccctgccgagagcgTACAGCTGGTCCACaattccacgaccaggacgaaaaccacactgctcctcttgAATCCGGGATTCCACTATCtggtggatcctcctctccacaACCCGAGAATAAAAAAGTGTGATCCcacaatagttggaacacactctccggtcccccttcttaaaaagggggaccaccaccctggtctgccaataCAGAAGcaccgcccccgatgtccacgcgacgctgcagagttgtgtcaaccaagacatgacCACAGCGTCCAGCGCCTTAAGGAACTTCGGGCGGATTTGgtgagaggtgacattccacgtgcaaagagctagcttctgcaaccAAGGATCGGACTGCCACGGCTCCCACCTACGgccgccacccagctcactcccacaagtggtgagctcatgggagggCGGAAACATGTtacctcttcgggctgtgcccggccggacCCCATGGGTGCAGGCCCGGACACCAGATGCTCGCCAttgtgccccacctccaggtCTGGCTCCAGACAGGGTGACCCGCGTCGGGGCGAGGGAAATCTTGGTACAAAGTTGTGTCTCTTCATTGGGGTATAGGGGGACCACtttttgtctggtccctccccttggacctgtttgtcatgggtgaccctaccaggggcgtaaaacccccgacaacttagctgCTAGGATCATTGGGACACACAAACTCCTTCACCACGATAGAGTGGTGGCTCAGGAAGGAGTAACTCCAGAGACTTTAAAGATATTTTTGCACGATTGAAACATATAAAAGACATGTTATTTTAGGCATAATAAATCATGTCGAGTAACCTCTGAGAAGAAATAccgtggaacctctgttagcgtaTACCGCAGttattttgcctctgtttgtgtgcattttcctgttagtgtacaatatggcacgcgcTTTTCGTGTTAATACACAGCGTGAATACTActgtgttcatgtgtttttattacaaaaagtcCTGGTTAGCAACCTGTAAGCTAGCtaacacatggaaacaggaagccgAAGTCAGCACCATCGCCTGCCTATAATGTCATCAGCGGCTGACTAAATAACTAACACAGCTATGAAAAATTATAACCCAAAacctgtttttatagttttacaattatagttttattagtaaaacaattctaaatatatatagatGATGACTGAatgggataaataaacattaaggttacttttaccttcaaagaagacatgattgttgccaaagacacgatatggAAACACGGACATGAGTTAGTTATTGAATTCAGTAatttttctcacctcaagtctctgcttttcttattgattacAGATTcagcaaaataatccacaagtgGTAAATCACAGCATTTTGATaagggtgagaaacactatttacatttttaaatagatTGATAATACACACTGCCCATTTGAGgataaaaaagaagagaataattcactttggttaaaaataatgttttaaaattgttttcaaatacaccctatactttgttgtaaaagtctaatCAACTTCTGGTGAGCGTGAATATATAATCTTCCATCTTGGCAGCCATTCATTCAGTGGaagataaaaatatatttcatgcatttgATTTGCTCctgtccccccaaaaaatgctggcttttctaCTCAacggaaggacggcagtgacaagcaccttccagctcacacatgCCCCCCACCCAGGATGAAACGAGTACTGCAAAGGTTTGTCGGATGATATTTCTGTGACTCTTCTAATGAAATTGCTATCCAGCTTCATAGTACCGCTTATCCCACACCTTCAATGTTTGTCTTGGTTAATCCATAAAACAAGCAGAGAAGGTGCTTGGTGGTACACACCTCTGGCTTGCCTTGCAGCATTCCCTGGTTAATACGCTACACGCACAACAACAGCTAACCACTTCAACTCAGAGATCCCAGCTACTTTTGCTCAATTCATTTCCTAGCAAGAAATTTACTTTTGCTGCCTAAATGTGTGTTggtgagcattcatcattcataatgatccacttcacaggtgtggcatgtcaagatgctgattagactgCAGGATTATTGCACAGATGTGCTTTAGGTTGGCCAAAATAAAAGGTGAGTGTTAATTgaaaggaaaaatgcacttttaaaaaaatattttgcccgtcatccacaatccttatgtgagacatgaacacacgtcattctcttttctgtgcattcttaagatataaaaacagctaaaaaaagagGCAACTGAGAATGCACggaatgggacgcacctattccgcttaAAGCCATCTGAAAATACTTAGTTGGATCACAGTGCCAGTTTTTGTTTGTCAACATGTGGCCAATAatgtaatgttgcagaaacatttattatacacgaTGACTTTCTACAGTCTTCAATGAAAGTGTGACATCTTTATGAAAAGAATTGCATTCATTTTTCTCATCAAAATCCTACACACCACATAGTCCACCTGTTGTAAAGTCAGTTGATTGGATCATTTGGAAAGGcacacacctgtctataagGTCCCGCAATTGACAGTGCATGTCAGAGCACAAACCAAGCATGGAGTGAAAGGAA is drawn from Dunckerocampus dactyliophorus isolate RoL2022-P2 chromosome 12, RoL_Ddac_1.1, whole genome shotgun sequence and contains these coding sequences:
- the LOC129191086 gene encoding dehydrogenase/reductase SDR family member 13-like, with the protein product MFCTLLVLGALVGAAYIYHHIIVKGKQCTSQVKLHGKTVIVTGSNTGIGKTTAIDLAKRGARVILACRSQQRGEAALKEIKSESGSNQVVFMQLDLGSLKSVRSFAETFLRSEPRLDILINNAGVYLQGRTTDGLGMMFGVNHIGHFLLTNLLLDRLKECEPSRVVIVSSLAHNFGKIDFDCLNKHKALGLGTSPTEVFQVYSDSKLCNVLFTHELAKRLQGTKVTCYTLHPGAINSELARNTNTLLQILLKPMTAYFFKNTVQGSQTTLHCALEEGIEPLSGRYFSNCTVREVYAKAKDDAAAKKLWEISERMCDLA